The following coding sequences lie in one Isoptericola variabilis 225 genomic window:
- a CDS encoding AraC family transcriptional regulator: MGAVSDKTTWPEADALLAAMPPAMVALMDELSGVMFCAKDTTGRYVLVNQVFVRRTNESSRRAVIGRRAGDLFVPELAERYTTQDDEVLRTGRPLRNELELIRHVGGVPGWFLTSKLPVHDGEGRVVGIVSVSQDLREDDADDAAMDAMARLVAEVERHLDTSPGVSLTVADLARMAGCTTAVLDRRVRRVFGLTPRQLVLRARVDRAAHLLSSTATPIAEIASVTGFYDQAAFTRTFARLTGETPSSFRRRARRA; encoded by the coding sequence ATGGGCGCAGTTTCGGACAAGACCACGTGGCCCGAGGCGGACGCCCTCCTGGCCGCGATGCCGCCTGCCATGGTCGCCCTCATGGACGAGCTCAGCGGCGTCATGTTCTGCGCCAAGGACACCACGGGCCGGTACGTGCTCGTCAACCAGGTCTTCGTGCGCCGCACCAACGAGAGCTCGCGCCGCGCGGTCATCGGGCGCCGCGCCGGCGACCTGTTCGTGCCCGAGCTCGCCGAGCGCTACACGACCCAGGACGACGAGGTGCTGCGCACCGGCAGGCCGCTGCGCAACGAGCTCGAGCTCATCCGCCACGTGGGCGGGGTGCCCGGCTGGTTCCTCACGTCCAAGCTGCCGGTGCACGACGGCGAGGGTCGCGTCGTGGGGATCGTGTCGGTCTCGCAGGACCTGCGCGAGGACGACGCCGACGACGCCGCGATGGACGCCATGGCGCGGCTCGTCGCGGAGGTCGAGCGGCACCTCGACACGTCGCCCGGCGTCTCGCTGACCGTGGCCGACCTCGCGCGGATGGCCGGGTGCACGACGGCGGTGCTCGACCGGCGCGTGCGGCGCGTCTTCGGCCTGACGCCGCGCCAGCTCGTGCTGCGGGCGCGGGTCGACCGCGCCGCGCACCTGCTGTCCTCGACCGCGACGCCCATCGCCGAGATCGCGTCCGTGACGGGCTTCTACGACCAGGCCGCGTTCACGCGCACGTTCGCCCGCCTCACCGGCGAGACGCCGTCGTCGTTCCGCCGCCGCGCCCGCCGCGCCTGA
- a CDS encoding aldo/keto reductase: MTTTAPTVTLSHGTEMPVLGLGTAGFDDAEAAECVRTAIEDGYRLVDTAENYGNERGVGQGIRDAAVPREELFVTTKFNKRWHSVDGARQACENSLERLGLEYVDLLLIHWPNPGQNRYVEAWEGMIRLREEGLARAIGVSNFKPHHLDRLVEATGVTPEVNQINLNPYATRASTHAYHVSHGIVTEAWSPLQPATMLQDPVITEIAARTGCSPAQAVLRWLTQRGIVTVPRSGSREHRRQNLASVDVQLTQKDIDDISALDRGEDHVTDSDEFGH; this comes from the coding sequence ATGACGACCACCGCTCCCACCGTGACCCTGTCCCACGGCACCGAGATGCCGGTCCTCGGCCTGGGCACCGCCGGTTTCGACGACGCCGAGGCCGCCGAGTGCGTCCGGACCGCGATCGAGGACGGCTACCGCCTCGTCGACACGGCCGAGAACTACGGCAACGAGCGCGGCGTCGGCCAGGGGATCCGCGACGCCGCAGTCCCGCGCGAGGAGCTCTTCGTCACCACGAAGTTCAACAAGCGCTGGCACAGCGTCGACGGGGCCCGCCAGGCGTGCGAGAACAGCCTCGAGCGGCTCGGGCTCGAGTACGTCGACCTGCTCCTCATCCACTGGCCCAACCCGGGCCAGAACCGTTACGTCGAGGCCTGGGAGGGCATGATCCGCCTCCGCGAGGAGGGGCTGGCGCGCGCGATCGGGGTGTCCAACTTCAAGCCGCACCACCTGGACCGGCTCGTCGAGGCCACGGGCGTGACGCCCGAGGTCAACCAGATCAACCTCAACCCCTATGCCACCCGCGCCTCGACGCACGCCTACCACGTGTCGCACGGCATCGTCACCGAGGCGTGGAGCCCCCTCCAGCCGGCGACGATGCTGCAGGACCCCGTGATCACGGAGATCGCCGCGCGCACCGGGTGCAGCCCGGCCCAGGCGGTGCTGCGCTGGCTCACCCAGCGCGGGATCGTCACGGTGCCCAGGTCGGGCTCCCGGGAGCACCGGCGCCAGAACCTCGCCAGCGTCGACGTCCAGCTCACCCAGAAGGACATCGACGACATCAGCGCGCTCGACCGGGGCGAGGACCACGTCACCGACTCGGACGAGTTCGGGCACTGA
- a CDS encoding Glu/Leu/Phe/Val dehydrogenase: MTTSSITTPDLPDAPSAPPRPDGPLATAHEQLATAVEHLGYDEGLHRMLATPRREIHVAVPLRRDSGETVLFHGFRVQHNVSRGPGKGGLRYHPSVDIDEVRALAMWMTWKCGVVDLPYGGAKGGVTIDPREYSLSELERVTRRYTSEIMPMIGPDTDIMAPDMGTDSQTMAWVMDTYSVNRGYTIPAVVTGKPLAVGGSLGRGTATSAGIVHVTAAALEKVGEKLDGVSVAVQGFGKVGSHAAAIFAARGARVVAVSDQYGGIKADTGIDVDRLFAHVAATGSVVGFDGADPISNAELLALDVDVLVPAAVEGVLDEVTASQVRARYVVEGANGPTTTAGDRILAKNGVTVVPDVLANAGGVVVSYFEWVQANQTYWWTEQEIAEKLEHRMTTAYHEVAAMARKHGVSLRDAALIIGVKRTAEAHEIRGLYP, encoded by the coding sequence GTGACGACGTCGTCGATCACCACACCCGACCTGCCTGACGCACCCTCCGCTCCCCCGCGCCCCGACGGTCCCCTGGCCACGGCGCACGAGCAGCTCGCCACCGCCGTCGAGCACCTCGGCTACGACGAGGGCCTGCACCGCATGCTGGCCACCCCGCGCCGTGAGATCCACGTCGCGGTGCCGCTGCGGCGCGACAGCGGCGAGACGGTGCTCTTCCACGGCTTCCGCGTCCAGCACAACGTCTCGCGCGGGCCCGGCAAGGGCGGCCTGCGCTACCACCCGTCCGTCGACATCGACGAGGTCCGCGCCCTCGCGATGTGGATGACGTGGAAGTGCGGCGTCGTCGACCTGCCCTACGGCGGCGCCAAGGGCGGCGTCACCATCGACCCGCGCGAGTACTCGCTGTCGGAGCTCGAGCGCGTCACGCGCCGGTACACGTCCGAGATCATGCCGATGATAGGCCCCGACACCGACATCATGGCGCCCGACATGGGCACCGACTCCCAGACCATGGCCTGGGTCATGGACACCTACTCGGTCAACCGCGGCTACACGATCCCGGCCGTCGTGACCGGCAAGCCGCTCGCGGTGGGCGGGTCGCTCGGCCGCGGCACCGCGACGAGCGCGGGCATCGTCCACGTGACGGCCGCGGCGCTCGAGAAGGTCGGCGAGAAGCTCGACGGCGTGTCCGTCGCGGTCCAGGGCTTCGGCAAGGTCGGCTCCCACGCCGCCGCGATCTTCGCCGCGCGCGGCGCCCGCGTCGTCGCGGTCAGCGACCAGTACGGCGGCATCAAGGCCGACACCGGGATCGACGTCGACCGGCTGTTCGCGCACGTCGCCGCGACCGGCTCGGTCGTCGGCTTCGACGGTGCCGACCCGATCTCCAACGCCGAGCTGCTCGCGCTCGACGTCGACGTGCTCGTCCCGGCGGCCGTCGAGGGCGTGCTCGACGAGGTCACGGCGAGCCAGGTGCGGGCGCGCTACGTCGTCGAGGGCGCCAACGGCCCGACGACGACCGCGGGCGACCGCATCCTCGCGAAGAACGGCGTGACCGTGGTGCCCGACGTGCTCGCGAACGCGGGCGGCGTCGTCGTCTCCTACTTCGAGTGGGTCCAGGCGAACCAGACGTACTGGTGGACCGAGCAGGAGATCGCCGAGAAGCTCGAGCACCGCATGACGACCGCCTACCACGAGGTGGCCGCGATGGCGCGGAAGCACGGGGTCTCGCTGCGCGACGCCGCGCTCATCATCGGCGTCAAGCGCACCGCCGAGGCGCACGAGATCCGCGGCCTCTACCCCTGA
- the hemQ gene encoding hydrogen peroxide-dependent heme synthase: MSEHVHGDTGEAVDAEAINASTRYTMVSVFSLAEPLPVGEAERAEIVAEAEAALWDGQAEADRDPARATGDVVVRGVYDVAGLRADADLMVWVHGPTVESVQGAYRRLRASRLGSVLAPEWSVVALHRAAEFNRGHVPAFLAGERPRDYLCVYPFVRSYEWYLLPDAERRTMLRDHGMAAAGYKDVRANTMATFALSDYEWLLAFEADELHRIVDLMRDLRATEARRHVREEVPFFTGPRVTLQEWADRQPVA, translated from the coding sequence ATGAGCGAGCACGTCCACGGCGACACCGGCGAGGCCGTCGACGCCGAGGCCATCAACGCCTCGACCCGCTACACGATGGTGTCGGTGTTCTCGCTCGCCGAGCCCCTGCCCGTGGGCGAGGCCGAGCGCGCGGAGATCGTGGCCGAGGCCGAGGCCGCGCTGTGGGACGGGCAGGCCGAGGCCGACCGCGACCCGGCGCGCGCCACCGGCGACGTCGTCGTGCGCGGCGTCTACGACGTCGCGGGCCTGCGGGCCGACGCCGACCTCATGGTCTGGGTGCACGGGCCGACGGTCGAGTCCGTGCAGGGCGCGTACCGCCGGCTGCGTGCGTCGCGGCTCGGCTCGGTGCTCGCGCCCGAGTGGTCCGTCGTCGCGCTGCACCGCGCCGCCGAGTTCAACCGCGGCCACGTCCCGGCCTTCCTCGCGGGCGAGCGCCCGCGCGACTACCTGTGCGTGTACCCGTTCGTGCGCTCGTACGAGTGGTACCTGCTGCCCGACGCCGAGCGCCGCACCATGCTGCGCGACCACGGCATGGCCGCGGCGGGCTACAAGGACGTGCGCGCCAACACCATGGCGACCTTCGCGCTGTCGGACTACGAGTGGCTGCTCGCGTTCGAGGCCGACGAGCTGCACCGCATCGTCGACCTCATGCGCGACCTGCGCGCCACCGAGGCCCGCCGCCACGTGCGCGAGGAGGTGCCGTTCTTCACCGGCCCGCGCGTGACGCTGCAGGAGTGGGCGGACCGTCAGCCCGTCGCCTGA
- a CDS encoding antibiotic biosynthesis monooxygenase — protein sequence MILEHALLPVRPGHEAAFEAALVEARPLIEATPGFGGLWLSRSVESPSTYLLLVEWESVEAHTEGFRGSDRYPRWRELLHHFYEPFPTVEHFETVAASVDA from the coding sequence ATGATCCTCGAGCACGCGCTCCTGCCCGTCCGCCCCGGTCACGAGGCCGCGTTCGAGGCGGCGCTCGTCGAGGCCCGGCCGCTCATCGAGGCGACGCCCGGCTTCGGCGGGCTGTGGCTGTCCCGGTCCGTCGAGTCGCCCTCGACCTACCTGCTGCTCGTCGAGTGGGAGTCCGTCGAGGCGCACACCGAGGGCTTCCGCGGCTCGGACCGGTACCCGCGCTGGCGCGAACTGCTCCACCACTTCTACGAGCCGTTCCCGACGGTCGAGCACTTCGAGACCGTCGCCGCGTCGGTGGACGCGTGA
- a CDS encoding putative protein N(5)-glutamine methyltransferase produces the protein MTLLDDVAARLRAAGCVFAEEEAALLLDADGVRGGQAGMLEEFVARRVAGEPLEHVLGRVEFAGRRWSVGPGVFVPRRRTELMVRTALAEVSGSRGRIPRRGPDNSADAVVVVDLCCGCGAVGGAVLLGLRSHVPDGGTPAGRSPRVTLHASDVDPAATAHARANLEPLGATVRTGDLLEPLPTELRGRVDVLLCNAPYVPADAIATMPPEARDHEPPTALDGGPDGLHVLRRVVAAAPDWLRAGTGRLLFEISPGQAATAVALAERAGLRPAVVHDEDADGPGGTVVVATLP, from the coding sequence GTGACGCTGCTCGACGACGTCGCCGCGCGCCTTCGGGCCGCCGGCTGCGTCTTCGCCGAGGAGGAGGCCGCGCTGCTGCTCGACGCCGACGGCGTCCGCGGCGGTCAGGCCGGCATGCTGGAGGAGTTCGTCGCCCGCCGCGTCGCCGGCGAGCCGCTCGAGCACGTGCTCGGCCGGGTCGAGTTCGCGGGGCGGCGCTGGTCGGTCGGGCCGGGCGTGTTCGTGCCGCGCCGGCGCACGGAGCTCATGGTGCGCACGGCGCTGGCAGAGGTGTCAGGCTCACGCGGCCGTATACCCCGGCGTGGGCCTGACAACTCGGCAGATGCGGTGGTCGTGGTGGACCTGTGCTGCGGCTGCGGTGCGGTCGGCGGGGCCGTCCTCCTCGGGCTGCGCTCGCACGTGCCCGACGGCGGTACCCCGGCCGGGCGGTCGCCGCGCGTCACGCTGCACGCGTCCGACGTGGACCCGGCCGCGACGGCGCACGCGCGCGCCAACCTCGAGCCGCTGGGCGCGACCGTCCGCACGGGCGACCTGCTCGAGCCCTTGCCGACCGAGCTCCGCGGCCGCGTCGACGTGCTGCTGTGCAACGCCCCGTACGTCCCGGCGGACGCGATCGCCACGATGCCGCCCGAGGCCCGCGACCACGAGCCACCGACGGCCCTCGACGGCGGCCCCGACGGCCTCCACGTCCTCCGCCGCGTCGTCGCCGCCGCGCCCGACTGGCTCCGCGCCGGCACGGGCAGGCTGCTCTTCGAGATCTCCCCCGGCCAGGCGGCCACGGCCGTCGCGCTCGCCGAGAGAGCGGGGCTTCGCCCCGCCGTCGTGCACGACGAGGACGCGGACGGCCCCGGCGGCACCGTCGTCGTCGCGACCCTGCCCTGA
- a CDS encoding biotin transporter BioY, whose amino-acid sequence MTSAALPLPTARPRRVLADVLPGTLVRDVALVVGVAALTALTAQLRIPIPGLPVPVTGQTFAVLLGAAALGPLRGSLAQVLYVGVGLAGLPVFTGGASGWEAVAGASGGYLLGFVAASAAVGALARRGADRRVLSTVGAYAVGTAVIYACGVPWLAAVAGMPIGAALMAGAVVFLPGDAIKAAIAGALLPAVWRRVR is encoded by the coding sequence ATGACCTCAGCCGCGCTCCCGCTGCCCACCGCCCGCCCCCGTCGCGTCCTCGCCGACGTGCTGCCCGGCACGCTCGTGCGCGACGTCGCGCTCGTCGTCGGCGTCGCCGCCCTGACCGCGCTCACCGCGCAGCTGCGCATCCCGATCCCCGGCCTGCCCGTGCCCGTCACCGGCCAGACGTTCGCCGTGCTGCTCGGCGCCGCCGCGCTCGGCCCGCTGCGCGGGTCGCTCGCGCAGGTGCTGTACGTCGGCGTCGGGCTCGCCGGCCTGCCCGTGTTCACCGGTGGGGCCTCCGGCTGGGAGGCGGTCGCCGGCGCGAGCGGCGGCTACCTGCTCGGGTTCGTCGCGGCGTCGGCCGCCGTCGGCGCGCTCGCCCGCCGGGGTGCTGACCGCCGCGTGCTGTCGACCGTCGGCGCGTACGCCGTCGGGACCGCGGTGATCTACGCGTGCGGCGTGCCGTGGCTCGCCGCGGTGGCGGGCATGCCGATCGGCGCGGCGCTCATGGCCGGGGCGGTCGTGTTCCTGCCCGGCGACGCGATCAAGGCCGCCATCGCCGGCGCGCTCCTGCCCGCCGTCTGGCGCCGCGTCCGCTGA
- a CDS encoding ferrochelatase has protein sequence MPMTPQSAADARPYDALLLYSFGGPNKPEDVVPFLRNVTAGKGIPDSRLEEVGEHYYAFGGKSPINEQNLALKAAIEAELAERGIDLPVVWGNRNWEPYTDDAIDELERLGAKRAVALVTSAYSSYSGCRQYREDLAVVLDKRGQLGPDGSTGVQFDKIRSYFNHPGFVQANVEAVLDAYRELEAKGGSPAHARLVFVTHSIPTTMEEASGVGHATYSEQHLDVAAVVAEAIAERRGHPVQWELAYCSRSGPPSQPWLEPDVNDLLEQRAAEGLRNVVLSPIGFVSDHMEVAYDLDTEAMETAANLGMTAVRAGTVGTRPEFVRGLVDLLLERAALARGESVEEATVGSLPAFPSVTPPDCCLRRHGEPSGIPALCSEDMHR, from the coding sequence ATGCCGATGACCCCCCAGTCGGCGGCCGACGCCCGCCCGTACGACGCCCTGCTGCTGTACTCCTTCGGAGGCCCGAACAAGCCGGAGGACGTGGTCCCGTTCCTCCGGAACGTGACGGCCGGCAAGGGGATCCCGGACTCGCGGCTCGAGGAGGTCGGCGAGCACTACTACGCGTTCGGCGGCAAGAGCCCGATCAACGAGCAGAACCTCGCGCTCAAGGCCGCGATCGAGGCCGAGCTCGCCGAGCGGGGCATCGACCTGCCGGTCGTGTGGGGCAACCGCAACTGGGAGCCGTACACCGACGACGCGATCGACGAGCTCGAGCGGCTCGGGGCGAAGCGCGCCGTCGCGCTCGTGACGTCCGCGTACTCCTCGTACTCGGGCTGCCGCCAGTACCGCGAGGACCTCGCCGTCGTGCTCGACAAGCGCGGCCAGCTCGGCCCCGACGGCTCGACGGGCGTCCAGTTCGACAAGATCCGCTCGTACTTCAACCACCCGGGCTTCGTGCAGGCCAACGTCGAGGCCGTGCTCGACGCGTACCGCGAGCTCGAGGCCAAGGGCGGCTCGCCCGCGCACGCGCGGCTCGTGTTCGTCACGCACTCGATCCCCACGACGATGGAGGAGGCCTCCGGCGTCGGGCACGCGACGTACTCCGAGCAGCACCTCGACGTCGCCGCCGTCGTCGCCGAGGCGATCGCCGAGCGCCGCGGCCACCCGGTCCAGTGGGAGCTCGCGTACTGCTCGCGCTCGGGCCCGCCGTCGCAGCCCTGGCTCGAGCCCGACGTCAACGACCTGCTCGAGCAGCGTGCGGCCGAGGGCCTGCGCAACGTCGTGCTGTCGCCCATCGGGTTCGTCTCCGACCACATGGAGGTCGCCTACGACCTCGACACCGAGGCGATGGAGACCGCCGCGAACCTCGGCATGACCGCGGTCCGCGCGGGCACCGTCGGCACGCGCCCCGAGTTCGTGCGCGGCCTCGTGGACCTGCTGCTCGAGCGCGCGGCGCTCGCGCGCGGCGAGTCCGTGGAGGAGGCGACCGTGGGGTCGCTGCCCGCCTTCCCGTCCGTCACGCCGCCCGACTGCTGCCTGCGCCGCCACGGCGAGCCCAGCGGCATCCCGGCCCTCTGCAGCGAGGACATGCACCGATGA